In Microvenator marinus, one genomic interval encodes:
- a CDS encoding serine/threonine protein kinase, with the protein MIFERFEILDTLSRRHSVQTYRCRDAELGEVVLKVFEGISDEQRGHLRALSESLGRFSHRGIQRHLGLFEQDQAAALAFEWVEGKTLAQEIELGVRYSDEQLTLFLEDVLEALVVAHTASPPLVHRDIKPENLVHAQDGWVLIDFGASREAVLGDGEVSVIGTTGYAAPEQFFGSAFPASDQYGLAATTLHLATHRHPTDFPLRKLRLEIDKAGLNRAIQKVLERMLAPTPAERFPNTESALQALRSGAGMQEWEFALEPIADSQTVLKTTSHEHSLQIEIGPRIDKKVILTNLAIPVIGAAALVGVLLFKEVELAKVWSSIAWMFFAVGLAASPMLRREWNASKTWLLELSPQGSRLLHDGKLKFEGSKSVEVVQTGGLMQEMDSSLSRRSPLKLKDNYELSVPFGFSLTEKEAEILRDVVATYFKPWRPAPNPKPRQLEAQGAPNAIALRPAQYLQKLSRPSPLRWLSNAFQTFQVLEATPRRKAYFDRIPQSARTLLDEHGFRSVGYLKESVLGVLGKPKEVFLSSDGSIAIHVGPGAFGESDSDFTYYMYSSMDDGKCRLTWSHRNPSTPTQGLVYSAGSLGSFEKDLEAHKNWIAHELLENHTNALTMTSLEERIDALKLHTLYAASRQASLIVIIFGTQLILGLIGIVWILVSILL; encoded by the coding sequence ATGATCTTCGAGAGATTTGAGATTCTGGATACGCTCTCCAGACGGCACTCAGTGCAGACGTATCGTTGCCGCGATGCCGAACTCGGGGAAGTTGTGCTTAAGGTCTTTGAGGGCATCTCAGACGAGCAAAGGGGGCATCTGCGGGCACTCAGCGAATCATTGGGCAGATTTTCCCACCGGGGCATCCAAAGGCACCTTGGCCTCTTTGAGCAAGACCAAGCCGCGGCGCTCGCCTTCGAGTGGGTTGAGGGAAAGACTCTGGCCCAAGAGATTGAACTCGGGGTGAGATATTCCGACGAGCAGTTGACCCTCTTTCTAGAGGACGTACTTGAGGCTCTAGTGGTGGCGCACACGGCATCCCCGCCGCTCGTGCATCGCGATATCAAGCCCGAGAACCTCGTCCACGCTCAAGATGGCTGGGTCCTGATCGACTTCGGCGCCTCTCGCGAGGCAGTACTCGGTGACGGCGAGGTGAGTGTCATAGGGACGACGGGTTATGCGGCTCCGGAGCAGTTCTTTGGAAGCGCTTTTCCTGCCTCCGACCAATACGGACTTGCAGCCACCACCCTACACTTGGCCACGCATCGCCACCCTACCGACTTTCCTTTGCGTAAACTCCGGCTAGAGATCGACAAAGCTGGCCTGAATCGTGCTATCCAAAAGGTGCTTGAGCGAATGCTCGCACCTACCCCGGCCGAGCGATTTCCGAACACCGAGTCTGCGCTGCAAGCGTTACGCAGTGGCGCGGGAATGCAGGAGTGGGAGTTTGCACTAGAGCCCATCGCGGATTCACAAACCGTACTTAAGACCACCTCCCACGAACACTCCCTACAAATTGAGATTGGCCCGAGGATCGACAAGAAAGTTATCCTCACCAACCTTGCGATTCCGGTCATAGGGGCGGCGGCGTTAGTGGGCGTTCTTCTATTCAAGGAAGTGGAGCTCGCCAAGGTCTGGTCTTCCATCGCGTGGATGTTCTTCGCGGTAGGACTTGCGGCATCCCCGATGCTTCGTCGCGAGTGGAACGCATCGAAGACCTGGCTTCTCGAGCTAAGTCCCCAAGGCTCTCGGCTCCTCCACGATGGCAAGCTCAAATTTGAAGGCTCCAAATCAGTCGAGGTCGTCCAAACTGGCGGCCTGATGCAAGAGATGGACAGCAGTTTGAGCAGGCGCTCACCCCTCAAGCTCAAAGACAATTACGAGCTCTCAGTGCCGTTTGGGTTCTCATTGACCGAGAAGGAAGCCGAGATCCTCAGAGATGTGGTGGCGACCTACTTCAAGCCGTGGCGCCCCGCCCCAAATCCCAAACCACGCCAACTCGAAGCCCAAGGTGCGCCGAACGCCATCGCACTAAGGCCTGCGCAATACTTACAAAAACTCTCGCGTCCATCGCCTCTGAGGTGGCTCTCCAACGCCTTTCAGACCTTCCAAGTATTGGAAGCCACACCCAGACGAAAAGCCTACTTTGACCGCATCCCCCAGTCCGCGCGCACGCTCTTGGACGAACACGGCTTTCGAAGTGTCGGCTACCTCAAGGAGTCCGTGCTCGGCGTCCTCGGCAAACCCAAAGAAGTCTTTCTCAGCTCAGACGGCTCTATCGCCATTCACGTTGGTCCCGGCGCATTCGGCGAGTCCGATAGCGATTTCACGTACTACATGTACTCGTCCATGGATGACGGGAAGTGCCGACTAACCTGGTCTCACCGAAACCCCTCAACGCCCACACAAGGACTCGTCTACTCCGCAGGCTCGCTCGGGAGCTTCGAAAAGGACCTCGAAGCCCATAAGAACTGGATCGCGCACGAGTTGCTTGAAAACCACACAAACGCCCTCACCATGACCTCGCTCGAAGAGCGAATCGACGCGCTCAAACTCCACACACTCTACGCTGCGTCGCGACAAGCCTCCTTGATCGTGATTATCTTCGGCACCCAACTCATACTCGGCCTGATCGGAATCGTTTGGATTCTGGTATCGATTCTCTTGTGA
- a CDS encoding macrolide 2'-phosphotransferase, which yields MSQEASQITDLAKRHGIELSSKISVNEMGLDFQVAMATDDAGQAWVFRIPRRAQSMVRAQYERRVLEFLKAQIPIAVPDWRIFSDELIAYPLLPGQPALSFNAAYEVTWNIDPKSRVFPAYLAKLIANMHSIRLDEAQDAGVECISPDEFRSDFLKKLERVRTEIGIAPALDQRIQSWIDDDKIWPEFGVFTHGDLYAGHVLVDGEARPTAVIDWTEARFNDPSIDFVGHLTVFNSEGLRALLNEYYDLGGRTWPGMQAHITERAAAAPVLYGVFALESGEPIHISGARAQLDLAD from the coding sequence ATGAGTCAAGAAGCAAGTCAGATCACAGACCTCGCTAAACGGCACGGTATAGAACTTTCTAGCAAGATCTCTGTGAATGAAATGGGTCTGGATTTTCAGGTCGCAATGGCGACCGATGATGCCGGACAGGCGTGGGTCTTCCGAATTCCACGACGTGCGCAGTCGATGGTTCGAGCCCAGTACGAGCGTCGGGTTCTGGAATTCCTAAAAGCGCAAATTCCGATTGCGGTTCCCGATTGGCGAATCTTCAGTGATGAGCTCATTGCGTACCCATTGCTCCCCGGACAGCCTGCACTTTCTTTCAATGCGGCTTATGAAGTCACATGGAATATAGACCCCAAGTCGAGGGTCTTCCCAGCCTATTTGGCCAAACTTATTGCGAATATGCATTCGATCCGACTAGACGAGGCACAAGATGCTGGAGTGGAGTGCATTTCGCCGGACGAATTCCGCAGTGACTTCCTCAAAAAGCTCGAACGTGTTCGAACCGAAATCGGTATTGCACCCGCGCTAGACCAGCGGATTCAATCCTGGATAGACGATGATAAAATTTGGCCGGAATTTGGGGTGTTCACGCACGGCGACCTTTACGCGGGCCATGTCTTGGTGGACGGAGAAGCCCGACCCACGGCTGTCATCGACTGGACTGAAGCGCGTTTCAATGACCCATCCATCGACTTCGTCGGACACCTGACTGTCTTTAATTCGGAAGGACTCCGGGCCTTGTTGAATGAATACTATGACTTAGGGGGTCGAACCTGGCCAGGAATGCAGGCACACATCACGGAGCGAGCCGCAGCAGCACCGGTCTTGTACGGTGTGTTCGCTTTGGAGAGCGGCGAGCCGATTCATATCAGCGGTGCCCGCGCACAGCTTGATTTGGCAGATTGA
- a CDS encoding type I restriction enzyme HsdR N-terminal domain-containing protein, with the protein MERELYQLAETAAKIIDSLQTEAATSTALVLPMLRILGYDVFNPLEVIPEFTADVGTKKGEKVDYAIQLQNVPGPVMLFEVKHCKVNLDEVHFSQLYRYFSVTPARIGILTNGIIYRFFTDLDDKNKMDPKPYFEFSLTDIRPDTITQLQKYTKENFDPEAITSAASELKYLNGMKKYLLEEFANPSVEMTKLVGKEVYKGSFTQKVTEQFQPLLKRAFAQLIQERVHQRLTSALQNESEATHEPEEQELPEGVVSMDGDIITTEEELEGVRIVKAIASQLVEPERVVMRDTKSYCGILLDDNNRKPICRLHFNRTQRYLGVLDLEKNETRIPIEKITDIYRHQASILTTIQNYLAE; encoded by the coding sequence GTGGAAAGGGAACTCTATCAACTCGCCGAGACTGCGGCAAAAATCATCGACAGTCTTCAAACGGAAGCCGCTACATCTACAGCATTGGTCCTGCCGATGCTTCGTATCCTCGGATATGATGTGTTCAATCCTTTGGAGGTAATTCCAGAGTTCACGGCAGACGTGGGCACAAAGAAAGGTGAGAAAGTCGACTACGCGATACAACTTCAGAACGTACCTGGGCCGGTGATGTTGTTCGAAGTCAAACACTGCAAGGTCAATCTGGATGAGGTGCATTTCTCGCAGCTCTACCGCTACTTCTCAGTGACTCCGGCTAGAATCGGAATCCTGACCAACGGCATCATCTACCGGTTCTTCACCGATCTTGATGACAAGAACAAGATGGATCCCAAGCCGTACTTCGAGTTCAGCCTCACTGACATTAGGCCCGACACGATCACGCAGCTTCAGAAGTACACCAAGGAAAACTTCGATCCCGAAGCCATTACGTCGGCGGCTAGCGAGCTCAAGTATCTCAACGGGATGAAAAAGTACCTGCTCGAAGAATTCGCGAACCCCAGCGTAGAAATGACCAAACTTGTGGGCAAGGAAGTATACAAGGGCTCGTTCACGCAGAAGGTCACGGAACAGTTCCAACCCCTGCTTAAACGCGCATTCGCGCAGCTCATACAGGAGCGCGTTCATCAGCGGCTTACCAGCGCGTTGCAAAACGAAAGCGAGGCCACGCATGAGCCTGAAGAGCAGGAACTACCGGAAGGAGTGGTCTCGATGGACGGTGATATCATCACCACGGAAGAGGAGCTCGAGGGCGTGCGCATCGTCAAGGCAATCGCCTCCCAGCTAGTAGAGCCAGAGCGTGTGGTGATGCGAGACACGAAGAGCTACTGCGGCATCCTCTTAGACGACAACAACCGCAAGCCCATTTGCCGCCTTCACTTCAACCGTACGCAACGCTACCTGGGTGTGTTGGACTTGGAGAAGAACGAGACGCGCATCCCAATCGAAAAGATCACAGATATCTATCGCCACCAAGCGTCGATATTGACGACCATTCAGAACTACCTGGCGGAATAA
- a CDS encoding DEAD/DEAH box helicase family protein, with translation MSIFTEIDPSQWVAQNELAFAIRDGFPVAPGHSLVIPKREVPDWFGATEAERAAIFELVDEIKAGLDLEFNPAGYNVGMNCGEAAGQTVMHLHVHVIPRFVGDMPDPRGGVRHVIPWKGNYKVARPAPLARGGDDPFHAHLRPLFASATQIDILAAFVQDSGITLIEQELVSAVERDAHVRILCSDYLHITQEAAVRRLFDLQSAYEGKIEARIARSWETSFHPKSWQFLTPHGGSIFVGSSNLSYAALNEGIEWNLRLDHHLDPYGFSVARKSFEHLWEKAQALDLAFVRDYQERARTELEHSGVKKFVFPPGEVDPEPDPIAIKPHAIQERVLGALEQARAEGHRRALVVMATGLGKTWLAAFDVQQFGRSRTPRVLFVAHRAEILTQAANTFRKLFPDAKTAWFVGDQSDLDGDLVFASIQKLARPEGMQQILAQSFDYVVIDEVHHAAADSYQRLLQEIDPGFLLGLTATPERGDGLDILGLFNDYVVDEVGIAEGIEIGRLVPFKYTGIADTIDFAPIPWRAGRFDAATLAEAAQTQARMAQLWDVLESRERLRTLAFCCTIEHAVFVRDWFRDEGLRAAAVVSGQEGDDRAWSLKALADGELDVVCAVDILNEGVDIPAVDRVIFLRPTESKVVFLQQLGRGLRVAPDKSHLEVIDFVGNHKIFAERLRWMLTLQDPPPELRKLIDSGTLTLPSGCGISLSFEAKELLKELIRAREKNAVVAAYRRHKESRGVRPSAVELFREGLTFGTLRSRGGWTGLVHEEGDSGLEEKTFEKVKDWLQELETTAMTKSFKMVCVLALLEEDALFTGLTHEGLAARSLKIIQRSPELMADIKGVKMVSEDWQGYWKKNPIAAWANSKFVSTDDDTFKIRWQLDTDDPLEAAESLVRELVTLRLAQYRARRRNLFFGKITHNERHPIIMIPRKDDVPSGEVVVQIDDGESWVFRFAKIAVNVAHPVGGKTNMLPELLYAWFGPTAGENQTFQKVRFEKSGDKWFARPVGITQNPQPDLDDELVPYLDALKDATDFQRRIAKVMLTMRGAQEDDVSRYIEGSESAGRGKP, from the coding sequence GTGTCAATCTTCACCGAAATAGACCCGAGTCAATGGGTGGCGCAAAACGAGCTCGCCTTTGCGATTCGTGACGGCTTCCCCGTTGCGCCCGGGCATTCCTTGGTCATTCCGAAACGCGAAGTACCGGATTGGTTCGGTGCAACTGAGGCAGAGCGGGCGGCAATTTTTGAACTCGTAGATGAGATTAAGGCGGGCCTCGACCTAGAGTTCAACCCTGCCGGCTATAACGTCGGAATGAATTGTGGTGAGGCAGCAGGCCAGACGGTGATGCATCTGCACGTGCACGTCATCCCAAGGTTTGTGGGCGATATGCCGGACCCTCGAGGCGGTGTGCGACATGTCATTCCTTGGAAGGGAAACTACAAGGTCGCACGCCCTGCACCACTTGCTCGAGGCGGTGACGACCCCTTCCACGCGCATCTACGCCCCCTCTTCGCCAGCGCTACCCAGATCGATATACTCGCCGCGTTTGTTCAAGACTCGGGCATTACCCTGATTGAACAAGAATTGGTCTCGGCAGTGGAGCGCGACGCACATGTTCGCATTCTCTGCAGCGACTATCTGCATATCACTCAGGAGGCCGCGGTTCGCCGTCTCTTCGACCTTCAATCAGCGTATGAGGGCAAGATCGAGGCGCGTATCGCCCGAAGTTGGGAAACATCGTTTCACCCAAAATCGTGGCAATTCCTGACGCCCCACGGCGGAAGTATTTTTGTGGGAAGCAGTAATCTTTCTTATGCTGCACTAAACGAAGGCATCGAATGGAACCTAAGGCTTGACCACCATCTGGATCCCTACGGCTTCAGTGTGGCTCGCAAATCATTCGAACATTTGTGGGAGAAGGCTCAAGCTCTAGATTTAGCTTTTGTGCGTGACTATCAAGAAAGGGCCCGCACCGAGCTTGAACATTCGGGCGTAAAAAAGTTTGTGTTTCCTCCGGGCGAAGTGGACCCTGAACCGGACCCGATAGCCATCAAGCCGCACGCCATCCAAGAACGCGTTCTCGGCGCGTTGGAACAGGCGCGGGCCGAGGGACACCGGCGTGCACTCGTCGTGATGGCCACAGGACTTGGAAAGACCTGGTTGGCCGCCTTCGATGTTCAGCAATTCGGGCGAAGCAGGACTCCGCGTGTGCTCTTTGTGGCACACCGTGCCGAGATTCTAACTCAAGCTGCCAACACGTTTAGGAAACTCTTTCCAGACGCCAAGACGGCGTGGTTCGTGGGCGATCAATCCGACCTTGACGGTGACCTCGTCTTTGCGTCCATTCAGAAGCTCGCGCGCCCAGAAGGCATGCAGCAAATCTTGGCGCAGTCGTTTGACTACGTGGTTATCGATGAAGTCCACCACGCGGCCGCGGACTCTTATCAACGTCTGCTCCAAGAGATAGATCCCGGGTTCTTGTTGGGCCTAACCGCCACACCAGAACGCGGCGATGGCCTCGACATACTAGGCCTCTTCAACGATTACGTGGTCGACGAAGTGGGCATCGCCGAAGGCATTGAGATTGGGCGCCTCGTCCCCTTTAAGTACACGGGAATTGCCGACACCATCGACTTCGCTCCCATCCCCTGGCGCGCTGGGCGATTCGACGCAGCCACGCTTGCTGAAGCCGCTCAAACCCAGGCACGAATGGCTCAACTTTGGGATGTGTTGGAATCGCGTGAACGCCTCCGTACGCTCGCGTTTTGTTGCACCATTGAACACGCGGTCTTTGTGCGCGACTGGTTCCGCGATGAGGGACTTCGGGCTGCTGCCGTTGTCTCTGGCCAAGAGGGCGACGACCGCGCCTGGAGCTTGAAGGCCCTCGCAGACGGCGAGCTCGATGTGGTTTGCGCGGTAGATATCTTGAATGAGGGTGTGGACATACCGGCAGTAGATCGCGTGATCTTTCTTCGACCTACTGAATCCAAGGTGGTCTTTCTCCAACAGCTCGGTAGAGGCCTGCGCGTGGCGCCAGACAAGTCGCATCTTGAGGTCATCGACTTCGTAGGAAACCACAAGATTTTTGCAGAACGCCTCCGCTGGATGTTGACGCTCCAAGACCCTCCGCCGGAGCTCAGAAAACTCATCGATTCGGGCACGCTCACCTTGCCTTCCGGATGCGGAATCAGCCTCAGTTTTGAGGCGAAAGAACTCTTGAAAGAGTTGATTCGAGCCCGAGAAAAGAACGCGGTGGTGGCCGCGTATCGCCGGCACAAAGAGTCCCGGGGCGTTAGACCTAGCGCGGTGGAACTATTCCGAGAAGGCTTGACCTTTGGCACGCTACGTTCCCGGGGCGGTTGGACTGGTTTGGTGCATGAGGAAGGCGATTCCGGCTTGGAAGAAAAGACCTTCGAAAAAGTCAAAGATTGGCTCCAAGAGCTCGAAACGACCGCCATGACCAAGAGCTTCAAAATGGTTTGTGTGCTGGCGCTGCTTGAGGAGGACGCACTCTTCACCGGCCTGACTCACGAGGGGCTCGCTGCGCGTTCCCTCAAGATCATTCAGCGTTCTCCCGAGCTTATGGCAGATATCAAAGGCGTGAAGATGGTGAGTGAGGACTGGCAAGGCTATTGGAAGAAGAACCCGATTGCAGCCTGGGCAAACTCGAAGTTTGTGAGCACAGACGACGACACGTTCAAGATTCGGTGGCAACTGGACACGGATGACCCCTTAGAGGCCGCTGAGAGCCTCGTACGCGAGCTTGTGACCCTTAGGCTGGCCCAGTACAGGGCTCGGCGCCGAAACCTCTTCTTCGGCAAGATTACGCACAATGAGCGGCATCCTATCATCATGATTCCGCGAAAGGATGATGTGCCGAGCGGCGAAGTCGTGGTTCAGATTGATGACGGCGAGTCGTGGGTGTTCAGGTTTGCGAAGATCGCGGTCAATGTGGCGCACCCCGTCGGCGGCAAGACCAACATGCTCCCCGAACTCCTCTACGCGTGGTTTGGGCCTACGGCCGGAGAGAACCAGACCTTCCAAAAAGTGAGGTTCGAGAAGTCCGGCGATAAGTGGTTTGCAAGGCCCGTGGGCATCACCCAAAACCCTCAACCCGATCTGGACGACGAGCTCGTCCCTTATCTGGACGCACTAAAAGACGCGACCGACTTTCAAAGGCGGATCGCGAAGGTGATGTTAACCATGCGCGGCGCGCAAGAGGACGATGTTTCGCGCTACATTGAGGGGAGCGAATCCGCTGGACGCGGGAAACCCTGA
- a CDS encoding serine/threonine protein kinase: protein MLNPELEEQFEEISFLGRGGQGFSYRATRKSDQLPVVLKVLDFLELNSWKSYDLFMREIRTLRTLNHPAIPKLLGVYPENLDAEPQSVVLIQEYVPGDSLKDLLESEEEEWSTEDVLELLESLLPVLSYLHSLNPPVVHRDIKPSNIIRRYSGSYSLIDFGAASSTQKTNASTFVGTNGYMAPEQMMGRAEPCSDLYSLGATALHLATGIHPNDLAREDFSFRLDGLGLDPQLARVIKRLVEPLPENRFRSAEQVLASLRPSSELVLANVKENGFHLIREEDATRIKFPGPPLLQSGLFAVAAIFMTFLVALTPVAPYPYIMLTFFVGAGLYHLIRRREVVFENDELRYTKRIGPYVQKKSWKIDQIVDIRSQKRGAFLDVLLQDKDAQRHSLGWGFSNDQAQWLVRKLLSELEERR, encoded by the coding sequence ATGTTGAACCCAGAACTCGAAGAACAATTTGAAGAAATCTCGTTCCTTGGACGCGGCGGACAGGGCTTCTCTTACCGAGCTACGCGAAAGTCCGACCAGCTGCCTGTGGTACTCAAAGTCTTAGACTTCCTTGAGCTCAACTCCTGGAAGTCCTACGACCTCTTCATGCGTGAAATCCGGACACTGAGGACGCTCAACCACCCGGCGATACCCAAACTTCTCGGCGTCTATCCTGAGAATCTGGACGCCGAGCCACAATCAGTGGTCTTGATCCAAGAGTATGTGCCAGGAGACTCGCTCAAAGACCTATTGGAATCCGAGGAGGAAGAATGGTCCACCGAAGATGTGCTCGAACTACTCGAATCCCTGCTACCCGTCCTGAGCTACTTGCACTCACTCAATCCGCCAGTCGTACACCGTGACATCAAGCCCTCGAACATCATCAGGAGGTACAGTGGCTCCTACTCTCTCATCGACTTTGGCGCCGCGAGTTCTACCCAGAAGACCAACGCATCCACCTTTGTAGGCACAAATGGCTACATGGCCCCCGAACAGATGATGGGCCGGGCTGAGCCCTGCTCAGACCTCTACTCTCTGGGTGCCACGGCCCTACACCTCGCCACTGGCATTCACCCCAACGACCTCGCCCGAGAAGACTTCTCGTTTCGACTCGACGGGCTTGGGCTCGACCCCCAACTCGCAAGAGTCATCAAACGTCTCGTAGAGCCACTGCCGGAAAATCGGTTTCGTAGCGCGGAGCAGGTGCTGGCGAGTTTACGCCCGTCCAGCGAACTCGTGCTCGCGAACGTCAAGGAAAACGGCTTCCACCTCATCCGCGAGGAGGACGCAACTCGGATCAAATTCCCAGGTCCCCCCCTGTTGCAATCCGGCCTTTTTGCGGTAGCCGCCATCTTCATGACCTTCCTTGTCGCCCTGACCCCTGTGGCTCCCTATCCCTATATCATGCTTACTTTTTTCGTAGGAGCCGGCCTCTATCATCTCATTCGGCGCCGAGAGGTTGTGTTTGAAAACGACGAACTTCGTTACACCAAACGCATTGGACCCTATGTCCAAAAGAAGTCTTGGAAGATCGACCAGATCGTAGACATCCGATCCCAAAAACGTGGTGCATTTCTGGACGTCTTGCTCCAGGACAAGGATGCGCAACGACACAGCCTTGGTTGGGGATTCTCCAATGACCAGGCTCAGTGGCTAGTTCGAAAACTACTCAGTGAATTGGAGGAGCGCCGATGA
- a CDS encoding AAA family ATPase — protein sequence MKISSLTVKNFKAIEYLHLGDLGDMVVIAGPNGCGKSTVFEAIKLLKSTYGHYTSNNELQQFFGEHQIQLKRNPRFELLLRDRTQPMELEWVLVLNDEEKSYLSANARAWVKRLLIRDEVSADGIAVSPPQMSLAEQERLERKNSPEIERLTEELKSLLKEPSLVGGVWVTSDQQVKFLPNLAIQMICSTYDPPSLGVFDFHGPQRTYSRENLDSLRLSSANHELSSSALYNTSAKYQNIKTQLANSYLVELIGEKAGKGDSLGLPNLTKTIQSLFKQFFPSKEFVGVVPTPEGKLEFPVRMSDGSCHDINELSSGEKEIVFGYLRLRNSEIQNSVLMFDEPELHLNPKLIEGLPEFYSENFGRAFGNQIWMVTHSDALIRGSLRQPSFSVFHLMEASVGEGINQAHRVLAEEDSVDILMMELIGDAAVYRPRNPVVLIEGKESGSDVQLIGDLFPEYLAKANFVAAGDKQSVRRIHQALLKVEDLVRVKVFSVVDLDTEPYEDDSVSQLCWDVYHIENYLLEDEIIYEVLCSLNFKHELSLADMDSYLKNCAAKTQHNLVRHRIWKHLNSFLKPLHVENPDLNDCDFAQKMHQQLTSDLNDLMAKLDDDLSIESIANTRSRVESEVLKELDSGKWRQSFKGRDILKLVAKDIQIQYPHLRSLIISRMRERDFKPIGMKRILDACLEID from the coding sequence ATGAAAATATCAAGTCTTACAGTGAAGAACTTCAAGGCCATAGAATATCTTCATCTTGGTGATCTCGGAGATATGGTTGTTATTGCAGGCCCCAACGGGTGCGGAAAGTCGACTGTCTTTGAGGCAATAAAACTTCTGAAGTCAACCTACGGCCATTACACATCAAACAACGAACTGCAGCAGTTTTTTGGTGAGCATCAGATTCAGTTGAAACGGAACCCGAGGTTTGAGCTGCTCTTGCGGGATCGAACTCAACCGATGGAATTGGAGTGGGTGCTCGTTCTAAATGACGAAGAGAAGAGTTATCTGAGCGCCAACGCGAGAGCATGGGTTAAGAGGCTTCTCATAAGGGATGAGGTTAGCGCAGATGGCATTGCTGTATCGCCTCCTCAGATGAGTCTTGCGGAACAAGAAAGGTTAGAAAGAAAAAACTCCCCCGAAATTGAGAGGCTAACCGAAGAGCTAAAGTCACTCTTGAAGGAGCCGAGTTTGGTGGGAGGAGTTTGGGTCACAAGCGATCAACAGGTGAAGTTCCTGCCAAACCTGGCGATTCAAATGATTTGCTCCACCTACGACCCTCCTAGCTTGGGCGTGTTCGATTTTCACGGCCCCCAGCGCACCTACAGTCGCGAAAATCTGGATAGCCTGCGCCTTAGTTCCGCTAATCATGAGCTGTCCAGCAGTGCGCTATATAACACCTCCGCCAAGTACCAGAATATCAAGACGCAGCTTGCAAACTCGTATTTGGTGGAGTTGATTGGCGAAAAGGCTGGAAAAGGAGACTCGCTCGGACTCCCAAATCTGACCAAGACGATTCAGTCCCTGTTTAAGCAGTTTTTCCCCTCAAAAGAGTTTGTGGGAGTTGTCCCTACTCCGGAGGGAAAACTTGAGTTTCCGGTACGTATGAGTGATGGAAGTTGCCATGATATCAATGAGTTGAGTTCGGGGGAGAAGGAGATAGTGTTCGGATATCTTCGTTTGCGAAATTCTGAGATTCAGAACTCAGTGTTAATGTTCGACGAACCTGAACTTCATTTGAATCCGAAGTTGATTGAAGGACTACCCGAGTTTTATTCAGAGAACTTTGGTCGGGCGTTTGGCAATCAGATTTGGATGGTGACACACAGTGATGCCCTGATACGTGGATCACTTAGGCAGCCTAGTTTTTCGGTTTTCCACCTCATGGAAGCTAGTGTCGGTGAAGGAATCAACCAAGCACACAGGGTGTTGGCTGAGGAGGATTCGGTAGACATCCTCATGATGGAGCTCATTGGGGATGCTGCTGTTTATCGTCCCCGCAACCCAGTGGTACTGATTGAGGGCAAAGAATCGGGCTCGGACGTGCAGCTAATCGGAGATCTCTTTCCAGAATATCTTGCGAAAGCGAACTTCGTGGCAGCAGGAGACAAGCAGAGCGTAAGAAGGATTCATCAAGCGCTCTTGAAGGTCGAAGATCTCGTGAGAGTGAAAGTGTTCTCGGTTGTGGACTTGGACACTGAACCGTATGAAGATGACTCGGTCAGCCAATTGTGTTGGGATGTCTATCATATCGAAAACTACTTGCTGGAGGACGAGATAATCTACGAAGTCCTATGTTCCCTAAACTTCAAACACGAGCTTTCGCTCGCTGACATGGACTCCTATCTCAAGAATTGCGCTGCCAAGACGCAACACAATTTAGTTCGACATCGAATCTGGAAGCATCTCAATTCCTTTCTCAAGCCGTTACATGTCGAGAATCCAGATTTGAATGACTGCGATTTTGCCCAAAAAATGCATCAACAATTAACCTCCGACCTGAACGATTTAATGGCAAAATTGGACGATGATTTGAGTATTGAGTCCATTGCCAATACTCGGTCACGGGTTGAGAGCGAAGTGTTAAAGGAACTGGATAGTGGCAAATGGCGACAATCCTTCAAGGGCAGAGACATTTTAAAATTGGTCGCAAAGGATATCCAGATACAATATCCGCATTTACGGTCGTTGATTATCAGCAGGATGAGGGAACGAGACTTTAAGCCGATTGGGATGAAGCGAATCTTGGATGCGTGTTTGGAAATTGATTAG